From the genome of Solanum pennellii chromosome 6, SPENNV200:
AAAGTGGCCCCCGGAACCTCCAAATCTTGGATCCTCTCTGGTTTTAACAGGTAACGTTGCATGTTCACTTTCCTTTGGAGAAGAAGGTGCTAATGGACTTGTCTTGCCACCTCTCTCATGTACACTTCAAAAGACGTGCTGCAGAAATTTAATGCACTGTTAAAATTTTCTGACAtggaatttttgaatttgagcTCTAATTGTAACTTAGACACAtttattaaacaaaatatttatagtttagAGAACACCGCTAAAGGAGCCTGCAGTGATTACCACCAGAAATGTGGAAATTCCGTTTTTTAGCTGAGCCATGAGTTGAAACTTTACACGTAAAATCTATGTTACTTTTATTTTGAGATGGCAACATGAGCTACCAATTAATTACAGAAAAAACATGAGCTACCAATTATCCTTCATcccatttttttaatgaaggTGTTTCAGTACTGGCATCAAACAGATACAAAGAGTACAAAAGTAAAACGTAGCGCCATTATATGATGTCATGCTAGAACCAGCCCAGGGCGCTAGCCAAAAACCTGAAAAATGTGGGGAAGCAGACAAACATGTGGCTAAGTCAAGTATAGAGAAATAGACAGCGACCATTCTTGTTCCCAATTCtcaggttttatttttttggaagcAAGAAATCATTTCAATTGCAAGTTATTCAAATTCGACTTCTTTTGACTTGAACAGACCATTCTCCATCACGTGCCAAAGTCTACTCCCTGGCACAAACATCAACCTTTGAAATTGCATGATAAGTTGACTGTTCAGTTTGGGTTGAGCAGGAATTGAATCCTGCTGCAATACATCACTAAGCGACCTGTGGATGTATTGCAGGTTATCAAAATTCAGAGATATAATTGATACTTACTAAATGCAAGACTTGCAGAAATGTCATTTTAATAAGATCTGTTTCTGGTGTATAAGTTGTAACAATTTACTTTCaccttgcttcttcttctttttctacttACACATTGCTTAAGATAGGTGCTACATGCGTCATTTTATGTTCTCCCTGCATATAATGGTTAACATACTTGTCAAAAAcccagaaagaaaaaaaagaagtatataCAACAATCTTTGACACAGAATTTACTCACTCACTCACTTGTTTTGATAAAGGTGATTGTTCATTTGGCTAGTAAGTTGGATTCTATCCGTGTACCAAGTGCACGTGCAATGATTATTTGGATGTTGGGCGAGTATAACTCCATGGGACATATAATTCCAAAGGTGTTACCCACAGTTCTCAAGTATTTTGCCTGGACTTTTTCTTCTGAAGCACTTGAAACGAAGCTCCAGATTCTTAATGCGATGGTCAAGGTAGAGCACtacaaatatatttgtttttcttcaatGAGCCTCTAGTTCGAATGTTTTTGGATGGATAATTTTGCAGTTATCTTAATTGTACTTTTAACTCTGGGAAATCTTCTTTTCTCATAATTATATTCGATTGATGTTCTTGGCCTGATCGGAATATTTGCCTATGTCTGTACTTTTCATTGTTTAGACAAAAAATGAATCTAAAATCAAACAGCAGAGAAGGTGACCTTACTGTTTAATCGCGTTAATTGCTATTATGAAGCACAACTGACATTGTAGGAGCATCATCTCCACTATCGGTGATGGTTCGATTTGTGCTAGATTTAGTTACTCCAGTATCTACTGAGGGAGAGATTGATATGAGATGTGGATTCTGTTATTTGCAGGACGTGTTATGGTGTTTGTTTATCTTCATAAGCATCCAACAAAATCAATAAATGACATGCATCCTTTTGACAAACTAAAGATGATTATTAGAGTATCTTTGTTATGAGGTTGGCTGTACTTTCAAAGCTCTCTGTAATATGAGTTAATTTGTCATAAAATATGATTGCTAAAAATTGTGTAACCTGACATACCTTTGTGAGTTTACATATTGAACTTATTCTGCTCATAGATTTGTCAGAGGGTTCCTCAAAAGTATAAAGATAAGATGTTGCAGACTCGTGTATTCTTTGAGAAAGAGATGCTATCCAAATATGTAACTGATTtggtatttttatgaaataatttccTTTGATTAATCAATGGCTGAATTTCTTAACCTCGAGTTGATTATTTCAGGAACCTTGTCTCATTTAATCAACAATAGGCTTCGATTTTTTTCAGGTCTTATTACATGCAGAAGGGGAAGCACTATCAACCTTCAAGACACTCTTGAACTATGTACTTGAACTAGCTAAATGTGACTTGAACTATGATATCCGTGACCGTGGACGTCTTCTACAGAAACTCTTATCTCACTACAAAGGCACTCATGAGTTGGAAGAATCAACTCCTGACAGCACATTGCCTGTACTTGCAGGACATTTATTTGGGAGAGAAACAAAACCCATCCCTTCAGAACCATTAGCTTATCGGTTTTATCTTCCTGGATCTCTTTCACAGATGGTTCTTCATGCTGCTCCAGGATATGAACCTCTCCCACAGCCATTAAGTTTGATCTGCAATGATACTACTCACGAATCCAATATGGTAATAGGTATGAAACCACCAGGGAATAGAGCCACCCAAAGTGAATCATATGAAACTGATGATGCTAACTCGGTATCTGGATCACTAAATGAAGAAAGCACATCTGGTTACAATTCTCAAGATTCTAAAACTGGTTCAAGTGGAACTCACGGTAGCCACAGGAGTGGGTCTGTGAGTGATGATGATGAGCATGCTGGTCCACTGATTCATCTTTCTGACAGTGGCAATGCTCATGGGAATCAGTTGGGACCAGggttttatcaaaattttgacTCCAATGATCTTGGGGAATTAATGTCGATAAAATCTCTTGAATCCTGGTTGGATGACAATCCTGGTTCTACCCACAATCCGGTAGAATTAAATAATGTCTGTCAATCATTGGCCAGAATTTCAATTGGAGATATTAGTAGCAGAGTGAAACCTAAGTCCTACACTTTGTTAGATCCTGCAAATGGAAATGGCTTGAGTGTGGAATACATATTTTCATCAGAGGTGTCAAGCATATCTCCTCTGCTTGTTTGTATTCAGGTCACATTTACCAACAATTCAGTGGAAGCTATGTCAAATTTACAGTTGATCGAAGAGGTTTCTAGCATGAGGGTAGAATCTTCAGATCAAGTGCTGACATCAGATGAGAGGTTATTGTTGTGCTTTGcaattttcaatatttactttGTTGGTCAAAATAATACTGATTCTTATGGTGAATAATGGTTGTTTGAGAGCATGTCCTTTTGCATATTTCTTTTGTCAGTCAACCTTTTCCTAGATGTAATGATAAGATAGTTCTTTAAGTTATGCTGTCCATTGTGAAGGTTTTCTTTCTCATCCAGAAAACTTTTTTTCAGTTCCTCTTGTTGCTATATGAACTAGTGGCCAGGAGTTTAGTGTTTCACTGCTCTTCAGGCATTCAGTGAAATGCTCAACGAGAAAAGTAGATATTATCATAGAGCTAGCTGAGACCATTACAGAAATGTAAATACATAATCCGTCTCTAGTTTATTGAAATGGATAATTGGAACATCTCAATACCTGGCCCCCAGTTTCCTGAATGGTCAGTTATTCATATAATACGATTGATAGTGTATAGGGTGcatttttgtcttaattaaTTTCCTATTCTTCTCTGTTGCTATGAAACGTTCTGTTCTGTTCATCTGCTGTCGTTGTCTTTGATTTTTAGTAATATGATAACTTTGGCAGTACGGTCGTTCTGTTTAGTCATGCTATGGCATCTTACTCTTTCTTCAAGTTGGTGAGGGCTCTTGCACTTGTTCATCTTTGTTTGTAGTTCCAAGATGTCTGTTAATGATGTGCCGACTCTAGTTCCAATGGAAGAAATTGCTAAGCTGGAGCGAGGGCAGGTTATGCAGAGAACCCTTCAGGTCCGGTTCCACCATCATCTGTTACCCCTTAAGCTGCTTTTATGGTGCAATGGCAAGAAGTATCCTGTGAAGTTGAGACCTGATATTGGGTATTTTGTAAAACCTCTTCCTATGGAAATCAATATGTTCTCAATCAAGGAATCTCAGCTGCCTGGAATGTTTGAATATATAAGGAGGTCAGTTGTTTGAACCCTTGATGTTCGGTTTGTTATTGTTGTGTCTCATGTCTTTGTTGAGAGGCCAAGAGTTTGTTGCTTTTATCAAACCAAATTGGCAGATCCAATTGTGTTATTTGCGGATCTGCTGATACTTTATTAGGGGTAAATAAACTGAGATATGCCATTTCACCCCATTTATGGAAAATGATGGTGATTCTCTGTTCTTGAATTGTGTGTGGATGCCCCGGTTCTTGAACCTTACAAATGGGAAAGAAAGTAAACACCCTCTACAAAGAGGAAATCTGAGAAATATTAGTTTTAAGATGTGTAAATGGAAGTTTGAAGTTCTCCACAACTTGTTTTGTGGGCTTTACACTCTTTGTTCTAGAATTCTCTTGTGACGATTTTCCTATAATTTGCTACAGGTGTACTTTCATTGACCAtattgaagaacttaacaagcTTGAAAGCCCCTTAGCAAAGGACAACTTCCTTGTAATCTGTGAAACTTTGGCTTTGAAGGTGCTTAGTAATTCCAATCTTTTTCTTCTATCCGTGGACATGCCTGTTGGTACCAACCTCGATGATGCATCAGGTGTAAGGCTTAGGTTCAGTGGTGAGATATTAAGCAACTCAATCCCATGTTTAATTACTATTACTCTTGAAGGTAGATGCTCCGAACTGCTGGACACTAAAGTAAAAGTCAACTGCGAAGAGACTGTTTTTGGCCTGAACTTTTTGAACAGGGTTGTCAATTATTTGACTGAGCCTGCTCGATTGTGATGAAAATCTAGTTTACTCTGAAATGAAGTGATCATTGGATGATTTTTTGTCCTCAAGGTGTTAATTATGTACATTTTCCTCGTATCAGTAGTTTCTTCATTTGGGAAGTCAAGTTGCTGCAGATGTAAATCTGGACATCACTGTGTGTTCATATAGATGATTTGTTGTTTTGCTTTGTATCAATATACGTATTGAATCCCAAAAGAAAAGAACAGGAAATGAATAATTCTTTGGAAAAACACTCTAAATTTAACTCGTCAcggaaccaaaaaaaaaaaaagagtcggGGAGACACCTTTTCTGAGTTACTATCCGAAACGAAAAGGCTCTCATCCGGAACAATACAAGATCTTGTCGACAACTTTGTTTGTCTTAGACAATTTTGATTGACAATGTATATtggaaattaagttaaaatgatAGATTTTTGTGGTGATCTAGAAGCAGAAATATTTTGGGTCAATTTTCTGATTGATAAATGACTGTAGAAATGGAAATTACAAACTAAGCTGGAAAATGAAAATGTTATAAC
Proteins encoded in this window:
- the LOC107023297 gene encoding AP3-complex subunit beta-A isoform X2; this translates as MFTQFGATADSLSKASSLMFRIGTDAHLYDDPDDVNIAPLLDSKFDSEKCEALKRLLALIAQGCNISNFFPQVVKNVASQSMEVKKLVYLYLLHYAEKRPNEALLSINCFQKDLGDPNPLVRAWALRTMAGIRLHVIAPLVLVAVGRCARDPSVYVRKCAANALPKLHDLRLEENISTIEELVGILLNDNAPGVVGAAAAAFASICPNNFSLIAKNYRRLCETLPDVEEWGQIVLIGILIRYSIARHGLVKESLMVAFHSPENSDSEKEGSETYFGIKERTNDIGRVVCESEIAEMVSRSYLEGPDKYLSRPCSERAFSFRDLSDFTSAKSNDDVKILLQCTLPLLWSQNSAVVLAAAGVHWIMAPKEELKRIVKPLLFLLRSSDASKYVVLCNIQVFAKAMPTLFVSHFEDFFVSSTDPYPVKALKLDILSLIATDSSISPIFNEFQDYIKDPDRRFAADAVAAIGLCAQRLPNIASICLEGLLVLTSSDVDIASMDEEAIILIQAINSIKTIIKHEHSSHDKVIVHLASKLDSIRVPSARAMIIWMLGEYNSMGHIIPKVLPTVLKYFAWTFSSEALETKLQILNAMVKVLLHAEGEALSTFKTLLNYVLELAKCDLNYDIRDRGRLLQKLLSHYKGTHELEESTPDSTLPVLAGHLFGRETKPIPSEPLAYRFYLPGSLSQMVLHAAPGYEPLPQPLSLICNDTTHESNMVIGMKPPGNRATQSESYETDDANSVSGSLNEESTSGYNSQDSKTGSSGTHGSHRSGSVSDDDEHAGPLIHLSDSGNAHGNQLGPGFYQNFDSNDLGELMSIKSLESWLDDNPGSTHNPVELNNVCQSLARISIGDISSRVKPKSYTLLDPANGNGLSVEYIFSSEVSSISPLLVCIQVTFTNNSVEAMSNLQLIEEVSSMRVESSDQVLTSDESSKMSVNDVPTLVPMEEIAKLERGQVMQRTLQVRFHHHLLPLKLLLWCNGKKYPVKLRPDIGYFVKPLPMEINMFSIKESQLPGMFEYIRRCTFIDHIEELNKLESPLAKDNFLVICETLALKVLSNSNLFLLSVDMPVGTNLDDASGVRLRFSGEILSNSIPCLITITLEGRCSELLDTKVKVNCEETVFGLNFLNRVVNYLTEPARL
- the LOC107023297 gene encoding AP3-complex subunit beta-A isoform X1 — its product is MFTQFGATADSLSKASSLMFRIGTDAHLYDDPDDVNIAPLLDSKFDSEKCEALKRLLALIAQGCNISNFFPQVVKNVASQSMEVKKLVYLYLLHYAEKRPNEALLSINCFQKDLGDPNPLVRAWALRTMAGIRLHVIAPLVLVAVGRCARDPSVYVRKCAANALPKLHDLRLEENISTIEELVGILLNDNAPGVVGAAAAAFASICPNNFSLIAKNYRRLCETLPDVEEWGQIVLIGILIRYSIARHGLVKESLMVAFHSPENSDSEKEGSETYFGIKERTNDIGRVVCESEIAEMVSRSYLEGPDKYLSRPCSERAFSFRDLSDFTSAKSNDDVKILLQCTLPLLWSQNSAVVLAAAGVHWIMAPKEELKRIVKPLLFLLRSSDASKYVVLCNIQVFAKAMPTLFVSHFEDFFVSSTDPYPVKALKLDILSLIATDSSISPIFNEFQDYIKDPDRRFAADAVAAIGLCAQRLPNIASICLEGLLVLTSSEISDVDIASMDEEAIILIQAINSIKTIIKHEHSSHDKVIVHLASKLDSIRVPSARAMIIWMLGEYNSMGHIIPKVLPTVLKYFAWTFSSEALETKLQILNAMVKVLLHAEGEALSTFKTLLNYVLELAKCDLNYDIRDRGRLLQKLLSHYKGTHELEESTPDSTLPVLAGHLFGRETKPIPSEPLAYRFYLPGSLSQMVLHAAPGYEPLPQPLSLICNDTTHESNMVIGMKPPGNRATQSESYETDDANSVSGSLNEESTSGYNSQDSKTGSSGTHGSHRSGSVSDDDEHAGPLIHLSDSGNAHGNQLGPGFYQNFDSNDLGELMSIKSLESWLDDNPGSTHNPVELNNVCQSLARISIGDISSRVKPKSYTLLDPANGNGLSVEYIFSSEVSSISPLLVCIQVTFTNNSVEAMSNLQLIEEVSSMRVESSDQVLTSDESSKMSVNDVPTLVPMEEIAKLERGQVMQRTLQVRFHHHLLPLKLLLWCNGKKYPVKLRPDIGYFVKPLPMEINMFSIKESQLPGMFEYIRRCTFIDHIEELNKLESPLAKDNFLVICETLALKVLSNSNLFLLSVDMPVGTNLDDASGVRLRFSGEILSNSIPCLITITLEGRCSELLDTKVKVNCEETVFGLNFLNRVVNYLTEPARL